One segment of Tissierellales bacterium DNA contains the following:
- a CDS encoding M42 family metallopeptidase encodes MTYVVENLEKLLNIASPSGDTKNAIDFVRLEFEKLGLETRITKKGALIGTMRGKDDTKQKTLSAHVDTLGGMVKEIKSNGRLKMTQIGGYAWNSVEGEYVQVSTADGKLVDGTILLNKTSVHVYGAEARTTDRDEKNMEIRLDEEVENEEQVKALGIEVGDFIYLNPRTVVTESGFVKSRHLDDKACVATILGMIESIKEKKAELPYTVNFYISNYEEVGHGAAAGIPENTMEFVAIDMAAPGTGQTSKEQAVTICAKDSSGPYDLELKRKLVGLAKNENIDYKIDIYPSYGSDASAAMRAGWEFKHGLIGPGVDASHAFERTHKKGLEATIRLGIAYILDKDL; translated from the coding sequence ATGACTTATGTAGTAGAAAATCTAGAAAAACTTCTAAATATAGCTAGTCCTTCGGGGGATACAAAAAATGCTATAGATTTTGTTAGATTAGAGTTTGAAAAATTAGGTTTGGAGACTAGAATAACTAAAAAAGGCGCTTTAATAGGAACTATGAGGGGAAAAGATGATACTAAACAAAAGACATTATCTGCTCATGTAGACACTTTAGGTGGGATGGTAAAAGAAATTAAGAGTAACGGAAGACTAAAGATGACACAAATTGGTGGATATGCTTGGAATAGTGTTGAAGGGGAATATGTTCAAGTGTCTACAGCAGATGGGAAGTTGGTAGACGGAACGATCTTGTTAAATAAAACATCAGTGCATGTGTATGGGGCAGAGGCTAGAACTACTGATAGAGATGAAAAAAACATGGAAATCAGGTTAGATGAAGAAGTTGAAAATGAAGAACAAGTTAAGGCTTTGGGTATCGAAGTTGGGGACTTTATTTATTTGAATCCTAGAACAGTTGTAACTGAAAGTGGATTTGTGAAGTCGAGACATTTAGATGATAAAGCGTGTGTAGCTACTATTCTTGGAATGATTGAATCTATAAAGGAGAAAAAAGCAGAGCTTCCATACACTGTAAATTTCTATATATCAAATTATGAAGAAGTTGGTCATGGAGCAGCTGCTGGGATACCAGAAAACACGATGGAGTTTGTTGCTATAGATATGGCTGCACCAGGTACGGGACAAACATCTAAAGAACAGGCTGTAACAATTTGTGCAAAAGATTCTAGCGGACCATACGATTTAGAGCTTAAACGTAAATTAGTAGGGCTTGCAAAAAATGAAAATATAGATTATAAGATAGATATATATCCTAGCTATGGTTCAGATGCGAGTGCAGCTATGAGAGCAGGATGGGAATTTAAACACGGACTTATAGGACCTGGAGTAGATGCATCTCATGCTTTTGAAAGAACACATAAAAAAGGACTTGAAGCAACTATAAGATTAGGGATAGCGTATATTTTAGATAAAGATTTATAG
- a CDS encoding Crp/Fnr family transcriptional regulator, translated as MKEKIDFLKKHYLFNDYDEQSLSSIAEQLILRKYKKGNYIFMQGDTDRTLHFVVDGKIKIFHSSEDGVDKLITIFTKGDFLGEMDIIGKNIERAASAQALTDVKTYQMTYHNAIEFLSKTETAFKIIESLSTRITEQNSQIKLLIYGNAKQKLNYILKNMKEKYGVYKDGKIYLEVNISQRELGNMVGISRETVSRYLNELKGKGLVDIKNKKIVILDEEAFENLVEAMDN; from the coding sequence ATGAAAGAGAAAATAGATTTTTTGAAAAAGCATTACTTATTTAATGATTATGATGAACAGTCACTTTCTTCGATTGCCGAACAGCTTATACTTAGAAAGTATAAAAAAGGGAATTATATATTTATGCAAGGTGATACCGACAGAACGTTACATTTTGTTGTAGACGGGAAAATAAAGATATTCCATTCATCTGAAGACGGAGTAGATAAGTTGATTACAATATTTACAAAGGGAGATTTTTTAGGTGAGATGGACATAATAGGTAAAAATATTGAGAGGGCAGCATCGGCACAAGCGCTTACTGATGTCAAAACATATCAAATGACATATCATAACGCAATTGAATTTTTATCTAAAACAGAAACTGCTTTTAAAATTATAGAATCTTTGAGTACTAGAATTACTGAACAAAATAGTCAGATAAAACTTTTGATTTATGGAAATGCTAAACAGAAATTGAACTACATACTTAAAAATATGAAAGAAAAGTATGGAGTTTATAAAGATGGAAAAATCTATTTAGAGGTAAATATTTCTCAAAGAGAACTTGGAAATATGGTAGGGATAAGTAGAGAGACTGTTAGTAGGTACTTAAATGAATTGAAAGGCAAAGGTTTAGTAGATATAAAAAATAAAAAAATAGTGATACTAGATGAAGAGGCTTTTGAAAATTTAGTAGAAGCTATGGATAATTAA